One region of Streptomyces capillispiralis genomic DNA includes:
- a CDS encoding RrF2 family transcriptional regulator, with product MRLLRSTDLALRVLMRLAVAGDSRPTTRDVAAAVDVPYTHAAKVVAELQHRGLLIARRGRGGGLSLTEKGRGASVGALVRSFEGEGDVVECEGGSSVAPCPLRSDCRLRGALRRAQEAFFASLDPITVADIAADPTGPLLLGIPRAR from the coding sequence ATGCGGCTGCTGCGCTCCACCGACCTGGCCCTGCGGGTCCTGATGCGCCTCGCCGTGGCCGGCGACTCCCGTCCGACGACGCGTGACGTCGCGGCGGCCGTGGACGTGCCGTACACCCACGCCGCGAAGGTCGTGGCGGAACTCCAGCATAGAGGGCTGCTCATCGCCCGGCGCGGCCGTGGCGGCGGGCTGTCCCTCACGGAGAAGGGCCGTGGTGCCTCCGTGGGCGCCCTGGTCCGCTCCTTCGAGGGAGAGGGCGACGTGGTCGAGTGCGAGGGCGGCTCCTCCGTCGCCCCCTGCCCGCTGCGCTCGGACTGCCGCCTGCGCGGCGCCCTGCGCCGGGCTCAGGAGGCGTTCTTCGCCTCGCTGGACCCGATCACGGTGGCGGACATCGCCGCGGACCCCACGGGCCCGCTCCTGCTCGGCATCCCGCGGGCCCGCTAG
- a CDS encoding NAD+ synthase produces MPQLRLALNQIDSRVGDLDGNADTIVRWTRHSAEQGAHLVAFPEMALTGYPVEDLALRSSFVEASRAALRSLAARLAEEGFGELPVIVGYLDRSAAAQPKYGQPAGAPQNAGAVLYGGEVVLSYAKHHLPNYGVFDEFRYFVPGDTMPVVRVRGVDVALAICEDLWQDGGRVPAARSAKAGLLLSINASPYERDKDDTRLELVRKRAQEAGCTTAYLAMMGGQDELVFDGDSIVVDRDGAVVTRAPQFAEACVVVDLELPAAVEEAPTGVVDDGLRIERVVLSEAPVPAYEAEVTGEYAERLDDDEEVYSALVVGLRAYVAKNGFRSVLIGLSGGIDSALVAAIACDAVGAENVYGVSMPSKYSSEHSKDDAAELARRTGLNFRTVAIEPMFDAYMGALGLTGLAEENLQSRLRGTLLMAVSNQEGHIVLAPGNKSELAVGYSTLYGDSVGAYGPIKDVYKTSVFRLARWRNRAAVERGQTPPIPENSISKPPSAELRPGQVDTDSLPDYPVLDAILELYVDRDRGADEIVAAGFDAELVTKTLRMVDRAEYKRRQYPPGTKISPKGFGKDRRLPITSGWREQVPPAG; encoded by the coding sequence GTGCCTCAACTACGTCTCGCCCTGAATCAGATCGACTCGCGCGTCGGCGACCTCGACGGCAACGCCGACACGATCGTCCGCTGGACCCGGCACTCCGCCGAGCAGGGGGCCCACCTCGTGGCGTTCCCCGAGATGGCGCTGACCGGGTATCCCGTCGAGGACCTCGCGCTCAGGTCGTCCTTCGTGGAGGCCTCCCGCGCGGCCCTGCGCTCCCTCGCCGCGCGGCTCGCCGAGGAGGGCTTCGGGGAGCTTCCCGTGATCGTCGGCTACCTCGACCGCAGCGCCGCCGCCCAGCCGAAGTACGGGCAGCCGGCCGGCGCGCCGCAGAACGCCGGTGCCGTGCTGTACGGCGGTGAGGTGGTGCTGAGCTACGCCAAGCACCACCTGCCGAACTACGGCGTCTTCGACGAGTTCCGGTACTTCGTGCCCGGCGACACCATGCCGGTGGTGCGGGTGCGCGGTGTCGACGTCGCCCTCGCCATCTGCGAGGACCTGTGGCAGGACGGGGGGCGGGTGCCGGCCGCCCGGTCGGCGAAGGCCGGGCTGCTGCTGTCGATCAACGCCTCGCCCTACGAGCGCGACAAGGACGACACCCGGCTGGAGCTGGTGCGCAAGCGGGCCCAGGAGGCCGGGTGCACCACCGCCTACCTCGCCATGATGGGCGGGCAGGACGAGCTCGTCTTCGACGGGGACTCGATCGTCGTCGACCGTGACGGCGCGGTCGTGACGCGTGCTCCGCAGTTCGCGGAGGCGTGTGTCGTGGTCGACCTGGAGCTGCCGGCCGCGGTGGAGGAGGCCCCGACGGGGGTCGTGGACGACGGGCTGCGGATCGAGCGGGTCGTGCTGTCGGAGGCGCCCGTGCCCGCGTACGAGGCCGAGGTGACCGGGGAGTACGCCGAGCGGCTCGACGACGACGAGGAGGTGTACTCCGCGCTGGTCGTGGGGTTGCGGGCCTATGTCGCGAAGAATGGGTTCCGGTCCGTGCTGATCGGACTGTCCGGGGGGATCGACTCGGCGCTGGTCGCCGCGATCGCCTGTGACGCGGTGGGCGCCGAGAACGTGTACGGCGTGTCCATGCCGTCGAAGTACTCGTCCGAGCACTCGAAGGACGACGCGGCGGAGCTGGCGCGGCGGACGGGGCTGAACTTCCGCACCGTGGCGATCGAGCCGATGTTCGACGCGTACATGGGGGCGTTGGGGCTGACGGGGCTCGCGGAGGAGAACCTCCAGTCGCGGCTGCGGGGGACGCTGCTGATGGCGGTCTCCAACCAGGAGGGGCACATCGTGCTGGCGCCGGGGAACAAGTCGGAGCTGGCGGTGGGGTACTCGACGCTGTACGGGGACTCCGTGGGGGCGTACGGGCCGATCAAGGACGTGTACAAGACGTCGGTGTTCCGGCTGGCGCGGTGGCGCAACCGGGCGGCGGTGGAGCGGGGGCAGACGCCGCCGATTCCGGAGAACTCGATCTCGAAGCCGCCGAGTGCGGAGTTGCGGCCGGGGCAGGTCGACACGGACTCGCTGCCGGACTATCCGGTGCTGGACGCGATCCTGGAGCTGTACGTGGACCGGGACCGGGGGGCGGACGAGATCGTCGCGGCCGGGTTCGACGCGGAGCTGGTGACGAAGACGCTGCGGATGGTGGACCGGGCGGAGTACAAGCGGCGGCAGTATCCGCCGGGGACGAAGATCTCGCCGAAGGGGTTCGGGAAGGACCGGCGGCTGCCGATCACGAGCGGGTGGCGGGAGCAGGTGCCTCCGGCGGGGTGA
- a CDS encoding DUF3105 domain-containing protein, whose amino-acid sequence MGSAKKSSASRTARIEEMRRAEKARERRTRILTIVAGVVVVTGLVVGSVVLVQSQSDDDSSSASGDSKNSGRFVTGDDGVRKWEGTLGRNHVTKAVSYPVSPPVGGDHNPVWMNCNGDVYTDEINNTNAVHSLEHGAVWVTYNASADKADVDALAAKVKKTPYTLMSPVDGQKDPIMLTAWGHQRAVTGANDPAVDAFLEKFVQGQQTPEPGAACTNGLSK is encoded by the coding sequence ATGGGCTCCGCCAAGAAGAGCAGCGCGTCCCGCACGGCGCGCATAGAGGAGATGCGGCGCGCCGAGAAGGCCCGCGAGCGCCGTACCCGGATCCTCACCATCGTTGCCGGCGTGGTCGTCGTCACCGGGCTCGTCGTCGGCAGTGTGGTGCTCGTCCAGTCGCAGTCGGACGACGACAGCAGCAGCGCGTCGGGGGACTCCAAGAACTCCGGCCGGTTCGTCACCGGCGACGACGGCGTGCGGAAGTGGGAGGGCACGCTGGGCCGCAACCACGTGACCAAGGCCGTGAGCTACCCCGTCTCGCCGCCGGTCGGCGGTGACCACAACCCCGTGTGGATGAACTGCAACGGCGACGTCTACACCGACGAGATCAACAACACCAACGCCGTCCACTCGCTGGAGCACGGCGCGGTGTGGGTGACGTACAACGCCTCGGCCGACAAGGCCGACGTCGACGCGCTCGCGGCGAAGGTGAAGAAGACGCCGTACACGCTGATGAGCCCGGTCGACGGCCAGAAGGACCCGATCATGCTCACCGCCTGGGGGCACCAGCGTGCGGTGACCGGGGCCAACGACCCGGCCGTGGACGCGTTCCTCGAGAAGTTCGTCCAGGGGCAGCAGACCCCCGAGCCGGGGGCCGCCTGCACCAACGGGCTCTCCAAGTGA
- a CDS encoding DUF305 domain-containing protein: MRQVGLIAGAAVTALVAAGAITYAVAGDEGSDRVPSAASADAGFARDMAVHHQQAVEMSYVVRDRTDDEEVRRLAYDIAQTQANQRGMLLGWLDLWELPKVSAEPPMTWMDMGGAAGSGEDGALMPGMATNAEMKRLASLGGERAEVFYLQLMTDHHRGGVHMAQACVRACEVGVEKRLARGMVEGQESEIRLMAGMLRERGAAPRGE; the protein is encoded by the coding sequence GTGAGGCAGGTGGGTCTGATCGCGGGGGCCGCGGTGACGGCGCTCGTCGCGGCCGGTGCGATCACCTACGCGGTGGCCGGGGACGAGGGGTCGGACCGGGTGCCGTCCGCCGCCTCCGCGGACGCCGGGTTCGCCCGGGACATGGCCGTGCACCATCAGCAGGCCGTGGAGATGTCGTACGTCGTGCGGGACCGGACGGACGACGAGGAGGTCAGGCGGCTCGCCTACGACATCGCCCAGACGCAGGCCAACCAGCGGGGCATGCTGCTGGGCTGGCTCGATCTGTGGGAGCTGCCGAAGGTGTCCGCCGAGCCACCGATGACATGGATGGACATGGGCGGGGCGGCGGGCTCCGGCGAGGACGGCGCGCTGATGCCGGGGATGGCGACGAACGCCGAGATGAAGCGGCTCGCCTCGCTCGGTGGTGAGCGGGCCGAGGTCTTCTACCTGCAGCTCATGACGGACCACCACAGGGGTGGGGTGCACATGGCGCAGGCGTGTGTCCGTGCCTGCGAGGTGGGGGTGGAGAAGCGGCTGGCCCGGGGGATGGTCGAGGGGCAGGAGTCGGAGATCCGGCTGATGGCGGGGATGCTGCGGGAGCGGGGGGCCGCGCCTCGCGGCGAGTGA
- a CDS encoding MFS transporter, which translates to MPLALLALAVGAFGIGTTEFVMMGLLPDVADDLGISLPSAGHLVSAYALGVVIGAPLLAAATARMPRRTVLIALMVLFVAGNALSALAPDHGWLLAARFLSGLPHGAFFGVGAVVAMTMATPERKARSVSLMFLGLTTANVVGVPAATLMGQHFGWRATFLGVSAIGLAAIASLALLIPRDDSPAPQQGLRGELATLRSLPVWLALGTTVAGFGALFAAYSYITPMLTDSAGYSEASVTLLLALFGVGATAGNLLGGRLADHSLRATLFGGLASLTAILALFPLLMRTEITAAVAVTLLGTAAFATGSPLQLMVMEKAAAAPSLASSANQAAFNLANAGGAWIGGLALAAGFGPTSPALAGALLAALGIGVAAVAYVVDRGGRRTAGRERVVAGHVPRQTDALDGVSGTP; encoded by the coding sequence ATGCCCCTGGCCCTGCTCGCCCTTGCCGTGGGTGCCTTCGGCATCGGTACCACCGAGTTCGTGATGATGGGGCTGCTCCCCGACGTCGCGGACGACCTGGGCATCTCCCTCCCCAGCGCGGGCCACCTGGTCTCGGCCTACGCCCTCGGCGTGGTCATCGGCGCCCCGCTGCTCGCCGCCGCGACGGCGAGGATGCCCCGCCGCACCGTGCTGATCGCCCTCATGGTCCTCTTCGTGGCGGGCAACGCCCTCTCGGCGCTCGCCCCCGACCACGGCTGGCTCCTGGCCGCCCGCTTCCTCAGCGGCCTCCCGCACGGCGCCTTCTTCGGCGTCGGCGCGGTGGTGGCCATGACGATGGCGACCCCGGAACGCAAGGCCCGATCGGTCTCCCTGATGTTCCTGGGCCTCACGACGGCCAACGTGGTCGGCGTCCCGGCGGCCACGCTCATGGGCCAGCACTTCGGCTGGCGGGCGACCTTCCTCGGCGTGAGCGCGATCGGCCTGGCGGCCATCGCCTCCCTGGCCCTGCTGATTCCCCGCGACGACAGCCCCGCCCCGCAGCAGGGCCTGCGCGGCGAACTGGCCACCCTGCGCTCCCTCCCGGTCTGGCTGGCCCTCGGCACGACGGTCGCCGGCTTCGGCGCGCTGTTCGCGGCGTACAGCTACATCACCCCGATGCTCACCGACTCCGCGGGCTACAGCGAGGCCAGCGTCACGCTGCTGCTCGCCCTCTTCGGAGTCGGCGCCACGGCCGGCAACCTCCTGGGCGGCCGCCTGGCCGACCACTCCCTGCGCGCGACCCTGTTCGGCGGCCTGGCCTCACTGACGGCCATCCTGGCCCTCTTCCCGCTCCTGATGCGCACGGAGATCACCGCGGCGGTGGCCGTCACCCTGCTCGGCACGGCGGCCTTCGCGACGGGCTCACCCCTCCAGCTGATGGTCATGGAGAAGGCCGCCGCGGCCCCCTCCCTGGCCTCCTCCGCCAACCAGGCGGCCTTCAACCTGGCCAACGCGGGCGGCGCGTGGATCGGCGGCCTGGCCCTGGCAGCGGGCTTCGGCCCGACGTCCCCGGCGCTCGCGGGCGCGCTGCTCGCCGCACTCGGCATCGGCGTGGCGGCGGTGGCGTACGTGGTGGACCGCGGGGGGAGGCGGACAGCGGGCCGCGAGCGGGTGGTCGCCGGACACGTGCCGCGGCAGACGGACGCACTGGACGGCGTCAGCGGAACGCCGTAA